From one Erythrobacter sp. HKB08 genomic stretch:
- the serS gene encoding serine--tRNA ligase, whose translation MHDIRFIRDNPDAFDAALARRGAEPVAGTILKLDAERREVTTRMQEAQSRRNEASKAIGQAMGQGDKDKAEALKAEVAEIKRTLPELEERERELGSQLEDMLARIPNMPADDVPEGDDEEGNVEISRWGDPRAFDFDAKEHADIGPALGMDFETGANISGARFTFLRGDMARLHRALGQFMLDQQTRENGYTECNPPVLVRDEAMYGTDKLPKFAEDSFRTTDGRWLIPTSEVSLTSSVMGEILDDSALPMRLTALTLCFRSEAGAAGKDTRGFIRQHQFEKCELVSICRPEESEAEHERMTAAAEGILQALELPYRKMLLCTGDMGFGARKTYDLEVWLPGQGAYREISSCSNTGDFQARRMNARYRPEGEKKTQFVHTLNGSGLAVGRTLVAVIENYQQADGSVTVPTALQPYMGGVTELEPTR comes from the coding sequence ATGCATGACATCCGCTTTATCCGCGACAATCCCGACGCATTCGACGCCGCCCTCGCCCGCCGCGGCGCGGAGCCGGTGGCCGGCACCATCCTGAAGCTCGACGCCGAACGGCGCGAGGTTACGACCAGGATGCAGGAGGCGCAGAGTCGCCGCAACGAGGCGTCGAAGGCGATCGGCCAGGCCATGGGCCAGGGCGACAAGGACAAGGCCGAAGCGCTCAAGGCCGAAGTCGCCGAGATCAAGCGCACCCTGCCCGAACTCGAGGAACGCGAGCGCGAACTCGGCTCGCAGCTCGAGGACATGCTCGCCCGCATCCCCAACATGCCGGCCGACGACGTACCTGAGGGCGACGACGAGGAAGGCAATGTCGAGATCAGCCGCTGGGGCGACCCGCGCGCGTTCGATTTCGATGCCAAGGAACACGCCGATATCGGCCCCGCGCTGGGCATGGATTTCGAGACCGGTGCCAATATCTCGGGCGCTCGTTTCACGTTCCTGCGCGGCGACATGGCGCGCCTCCACCGCGCGCTCGGCCAGTTCATGCTCGACCAGCAGACGCGCGAGAACGGCTACACCGAATGCAACCCGCCCGTCCTGGTGCGCGACGAGGCCATGTACGGCACCGACAAGCTGCCCAAGTTCGCCGAAGACAGTTTCCGCACGACCGATGGCCGCTGGCTCATCCCGACGTCCGAAGTCAGCCTGACCAGCTCGGTCATGGGCGAAATCCTCGACGACAGCGCGCTGCCGATGCGGCTGACCGCGCTCACCCTGTGCTTCCGCTCCGAAGCAGGCGCGGCGGGCAAGGACACGCGCGGTTTCATCCGCCAGCACCAGTTCGAGAAATGCGAGCTCGTCAGCATCTGCCGACCGGAAGAGAGCGAGGCCGAGCACGAGCGCATGACGGCTGCGGCAGAAGGCATCCTGCAGGCACTCGAGCTGCCCTATCGCAAGATGCTGCTGTGCACCGGCGACATGGGCTTCGGCGCACGCAAGACCTACGACCTCGAGGTGTGGCTGCCCGGCCAGGGCGCCTATCGCGAAATCAGCTCCTGCTCGAACACCGGCGACTTCCAGGCGCGCCGCATGAACGCGCGCTACCGCCCCGAGGGCGAGAAAAAGACGCAGTTCGTCCATACGCTCAACGGATCCGGCCTCGCGGTCGGGCGCACGCTCGTCGCGGTGATCGAGA